From Acidobacteriota bacterium:
ATGTACGCCGACAAGTCGCCCGCCTGCGTTTCGATGATCGGCAGCGCGGTCAACGAGCCACCGCCCTGCTCCTTGTTCATTTTGGCCGCGCGTTCGAGCAGCCGTGAATGCAGGTAGAAGACGTCGCCCGGGTACGCCTCGCGGCCCGGCGGACGGCGCAGCAGCAGCGAGATCTCGCGGTACGCCTGCGCGTGCTTCGAGAGGTCGTCGTAGATGCAGAGCGCGTGGTTGCCGTTGTCGCGGAAGTACTCGCCCATCGAGCAGGCCGAGTACGGGCTGATGTAGAGCATCGCGGCCGGCTCCGACGCGGCAGCGGCCACGACAATGCTGTACTCCATCGCCCCGGCAGCCTCGAGTGTCTTGACCACCTGCGCGATCGTCGACTGCTTCTGGCCGATCGCGTTGTAGATGCAGATGACGTCCTGGCCCTTCTGGTTGATGATCGTGTCGACGGCAATCGCCGTCTTGCCGGTCTGGCGGTCGCCGATGATCAACTCGCGCTGACCGCGACCAATCGGCACCATCGAATCGATGGCCTTGAGGCCGGTCTGCAGCGGCTCGCGCACGGGCTGACGGGCGACAACGCCTGGCGCGATGCGCTCGATGGGCGAGAACTGCTGCGTCGCAATGGGACCCTTGCCGTCGACCGGCTGGCCGAGCGAGTTCACGACGCGCCCCACCAACTCCTCGCCCACGGGCACGGAGATGATGCGGCCGGTCCGCTTGACCGGGTCGCCTTCCTTGATGGTGTGGTACTCGCCGAGTAGCACGGTGCCAACGCTGTCTTCCTCGAGGTTCAGCGCGATCCCGAACACGCCATGCGGGAACTCGAGCATCTCGCCGGCCATCGTGTTCTCGACGCCATGGACGCGCGCGATGCCATCGCCCACAACGACCACGCTGCCGACTTCGGACACGTCGATATCGATGGCCTGGCTGCCAATCTGGTCGCGGATGACTTTGGTGATCTCTTCGGCCTTGATGTTCATAAGCTCGTGTCTAGGGTTACGCGGAACGTCCAATTCGCTCCCGCATCTTCTCGAGTTGCCGCTTCACGCTTCCGTCGTACACCGTGCTGCCGATGCGCGTGACGACGCCGCCCAGCACGGTGGGGTCGGTGGCCGTCGTCATCAGCACCTTTCGGCCCGTGAGCGCGCCCAGACTGGCTTCCAGTTTCTGAACGCGATCCGGCGGCAATGCTACGGCGGAGGTGACCTGCGCCCGAACAACCTTCTGATGATCCATCAACCGGCTGCGGTACGCCTCGATCAAATCCGGAAGCAGCGCGATGCGGTCGCGGCCGGCCATCATCGTCAGCAACTTGTTGAGCACCGGAGTCAGCTCGAGCTTCGGCAGCATCGCGGAGACGATGCCCTGCTTCTGCGTGGTGGGCACGGCGGGATTGGTCATCACTTTCCACAGGTCGGCGTGACCGCGGAACAGATCGGCCACCGCGGCGAGCTGCTGTTCAACCACCTGCGGATCGGCTTCCGCAAGGGCGACATCGAGTAATGCCCGGGCGTATCGTGCTGCGCTGGTTCGTGCTGTCATCGCCTACTTCCCGACCTGCACCAAGTATCTATCCACGAGGCGGATTTGATCCGCATCAGTGATCGTGGTCCTCACTCGTTCTGATGCGACGGCCACGGCCAGATCGGCGGCCTGCTTCGTCAGTTCGCGTTCGGCGAGTTTGAGCTGGGTGCCGATTTCGCGCCGCGTCACTTCGAGCAGCCGCTCGCGCTCAGACTGGGCGGCCTGCCGGATGCGCGCTTCCTCGGCGACGACTTCTTCGGCGCCGGCCTTGCGTAGTGCCTCAAGCTCGGCTGGCAGCGACTGCATCTTCTGTGCGATGGCTGCCTGCTCGGCGGCGGCTCCTGTGCGCATGTCGCTGGCTTTGACGAGACGCTCGCGGATCTGCGTGGAACGGTTCGTCAGATAGACGGCGAGCGGCGAGCGAAGCAGATAAAAGAGGGTGCCGGCCAGCAGCGCGAAATTGAACAGCCTGGCGATCGTGGCAACCATCGGATTGCCGTGTTCGGCTGCGGCTGCCTCGTTTTCGGGGCCTGCTGCCGCTGTCTTGTGTTCGCCGGTTGCGGCTGCCTGATGCCCTGCTTCCGCGCCTGCGACCGCGGTGGGTTTGTGTTCGCTGACTGCGGCTGTTTGATGCTCGCCTGCCGCGCCTCCTGCGGGCGGTGGCTGGGTCGCGTACGCGGTCGGCTGGGTCGTGGTCGCGTGCACAGGCTGGGCCAGCGTGACGGCCGCGCCGGCGACCGTAATCACCAACGCGGAGACGAGAATGGCGATGGTCCAGGAGTGTCGAACCGGCACGCGCATGTGGTCTGCCCCGATATCCTCACGGCGGGCCGGTAATCCGAACCCGATCTTACCCTTCGACCCAAGTCGTGTTGGGCGCCGCCTCAACGCTGCGCGCTGGTCGATCGCCGTCGTCTTGGGCCGTCCTCGATCGCAACACAGGCGGGCTCAGGATTCAGTTCGTGCGCCCAAGCACCTTGTCTGCGATTTCGCGTCCAAGCTGGTCCGCGTCCCGTTCGAGCGTGGTCCTGGCCTGGGCCACCTGTGCGTCGAGCTGTGTGCGCGCGTCGGCGAGCGTCTTATCAACCTCGCCCCGCGTTTTCGCTATCAACTCGGTGCGGTAGGCATCGCCGGCCTTGCGGCGCTCGTCCAACTGCTTGTAGAGATCGGCCCGTGCCACGCCCATCTTGGCGTCAAATTCGGCGCTCGCGGCTTTCGCTTTTGCGGTTGCGTCTTCCGCCATCTGCATCGCCGACTGGACAGCCGTCTCGCGCTCACGAATCACGCGCAAAACGGGCTTGAACAGCCAACGGTCGAGAATGACCGCCAACACCAGGATGGCTGCGATGACCCAGAGGACGGACAAGTCCGGAAGCACGCCTTCGCCTCCGCGTACGGCACACGTACGCCTTACGCCAAAACCTAGATTCTACACGGGATCGCGAGCGTTGGTCCAGTGGCTGACGTTGATATCAACGCTCGTGCGCAGGGCTGTTGTCGTTGTGAGAAGCCGATCCGTCTCGCGATATCGCGGAAGCACGGCCGTGACCAAACGGAAGGTTGGTTCATTGGCAAGCGCTGACCTCGGAAGAGGACTGGGGTCCAGTGAACGATGGAGTCAACGGCGGGTAATGGGGTCAGACCCTCTTTTTCACCCGTCCGACGCACCTACTGGCTGACCGGCACGTGCGGTCGCACGAGCTTCACGACCAGGCGGGCCGACTCGCGAGCGTCTGTCGCATCGCCCTTCCGATAGAAATCGGAGGGCGTTAGGTCCTCGGCACCGTAGAAGGCCAGTTCCCGATCGCGGCGTAGGGCGCGCGAGACCGCGGCCAGTCGTGGAATGTCCGGCCGGAGCGCCTCTGGAATCCGGTCACGTTCGGCCTCGAGCACGTCGGCGACGTCGTGGATGCGCGGCGGCTCGACGCCGGCCGCCCGCAGCAGACCCTTGAGGGCGAGCTCCACCACTTCCTGCGACTCGCGGACGACGTCGGCCCAGCTCTCGGCGTCGAACAACACGTCAAGCGCGCGCAGCCTGGCTTCCGCCCGGCGCACGTGATCGCTCGCGAGATCTCGATTTCGCATCAGGCTGCCACCGTCCAGTAGGGCTGGCCATGGACCGAGCGCCGCACCAGGCGGCCGGTCGCGATGTCGCCCCGCACCGCGGCCAGGTGGCGCGTCAGTGCGCCATCACGCTCGAACAATACGACGCCGTCGATGGCCGCTTCGCACCAGGCGCCCGGCATGGTCCGGACATCGGCTGGAATATGGACGAAGTGCGGATCGATACTAAGTGCCCCGATTCCGAAGTACGCCGGCGGATCAGCGTCCCACTCACGGTACAGGGCTCGCGAAAGCGGAATCGAACTGTCGACGACCACGAGGAGGTCGACATCCGACGTGGCGGCCGCGTTGCCTCTGGCGTACGAGCCAAACACGAGAACACCGATAAGTCTCTCGGAAAACTGCGCGAGCGACCACTCAACCGCCGCCCGAGCCCCTTCGTCGATCAACAACGTGGGTCCCGGCACACTCAAGCGGCGGGCGCAGTATTCGTTCAACGAGATGCCGAGGCCTCGCGCGGTGGCCCGGAGGCGCGCGTGGACCTGTGCCTGTAATCGCAGCAGGAAACGCCCAGATACCGATTTCGAGGCAGACCGTCGCATGGTTCTGAATGATATCACATGCGTTGGTGTGTCGATATCAGCGCGTGTGCGCAGGGCTATCGTCCTGGCGATTAGCCTGCCCCGTCTCGTCTTCAGTCGATGCCCAACAGCTCAGGGTTTAGACGATTTTGAGCAGGCGGTCGCCTTCTGGCAGCGCTTCCCCGATTCGCATCGCGACGACGCCGGCACGGGTAAGCGCTTTGTCGACCGCGGCGGCGTGTTCGGCGGCGGCGGCAATCAGCAACCCGCCCGATGTCTGCGGATCGAACAACAACAGGACGAGGTTCGGGTCGAGCCCGTCGGCGATGCGCACGCGCGCCTCGAAGTGGTCGAGGTTGCTGCGCATCCCTCCGGACTTGCTGTCGGCGGCCAGCGTCAACGCCCCGGTGAGAATCGGCACCTTGCGGGCTTCGAGTCTGAGCGTGACGTGGCTCGCGATCGCGACTTCGCTCGCATGCCCAATCAGGCCGAAGCCTGTTATGTCCGTACAGGCATGCACCCAGCCAGCGGGCAGCGCGCGGAGTGTGTCCGCGGCATCGCGGTTCAACTGCACCATCGATCTGGTCGCAGCCGACACGACGGATTCCGTTGCGCGGCCTGCCTTGATCGCGGTGCCTACGACGCCGGTGCCGATGGCCTTGGTGAGAAAAAGCTTGTCGCCGGGTCTGGCGCCGGCATTCGACAGCACCCGCGACGGATCAATTTCGCCAGTGACGGCGTAGCCGAACTTGATCTCGTTATCCTGAACCGTGTGGCCGCCAAGTAGTGCCACGCCCGCCTCGCGAAGCTTGTCGAAGCCTCCCCGAAAGACGGCGCGGATGGTGGCCGCGTCAAAATCCTTCTTCGGGAATCCTGCGATCGCGAGCGCGGTCAGTGGGCGCCCACCCATCGCATAGATATCGCTCAGCGCGTTGGCGGCGGCAATCTGGCCGTAGGTGTATGGGTCGTCGACGATCGGCGTGAAGAAATCAACCGTCTGAACCAGCGCAGGGCCAGCAGCCCACTTGTACACACCAGCGTCGTCCGCGGTCCGGAAGTCGATCAGGATGCGGTCATCTTGCTGCGCGGGAATGTCGCTCAGGACCTGAGCGAGCTCGCCTGCGGCGAGTTTGCTCGCTCAACCCGAGCAGGAGACCATCTCGGTCAGACGCTTTGCCATATCGATCCTTGTCACGCTTTCCTGTTCATGTGGTCTGTTCTTCGCAAAACGCCGCGCCAGCCAGAGCCCGCCCTCAACGCTCCGTCAGTGCCTCGTAAAGGCGCTGCAGTTCGTCCTCGTTCTTGAACGCGATCCGAATCACGCCGCCCTTTCCGCGGCGGATGATGTCCACGTTTGTGCCAAGCGCCATCCGCATCTTGTCCTGCGCCGCACGGGTGTGAACGTCGACGCCGCGCACGGCCGCGCCCTTCTTCGCGTCTCCAGCAGGCGTGGTCAGCGCTCGCGTGACCACCTGTTCTGTTTCCCGCACCGAGAGACTGCGCGCGACAATGTCGCGGGCGAATGTGCGCTGGGCCAACTCTGTTTCGAGCGCGAGCAGCGCCCGCGCGTGACCCATGCTGAGCCGTCCGGCCGACACGTCGTCCTGCACGTCGGCCGGCAGTTTGAGCAGGCGCAGATAGTTGGCAACCGAGGATCGGTCCTTGCCGACAGCCGCTGCGATGTCTTCCTGTTTGAGATGAAACTCGTCGGCCAGTCGCCGATACGCTTTCGCCTCCTCGATGGGATTGAGGTTCTCGCGCTGGATGTTCTCAATGAGCGCCCACTCGAGCAGTTTCTGATCGTGGTCGTCGGGCACGTCGCGCACCACAACCGGGACCGTCATGAGGCCGGCCCGCTTCGCGGCGCGCCACCGGCGTTCACCAGCAATGATCTGGTACGCGCCGCCTGCGCGTCGGACGACGATGGGCTGGATGACGCCGCTGGTTTTGATCGAGCGCGTCAGATCGTCGAGCCCCGCCTCGTCTGCGCGCGAGCGCGGCTGATACTGGTTTGGCGAGAGTTGGGCGATCTCGACTTCGAACGGCGCGCCGGCCGTCGGTACTGCCAACGAGAGCGGTTCACCAATCAGAGCGCCGAGTCCCCTACCGAGCGCGGGTCGTTTCTCTGGCATCGTCGTTCCTGACTATTGGCTGGCAGCCGCGGCATGGGGCGCGCGGCCGTTGCGGGCCAGCATTTCGCGTGCGAGCGAGACGTACGCCTCTGCCCCGCGCGATTTGACGTCGTACAGAATCACGGGCATGCCGTGGCTGGGCGCTTCGCCGAGCCGCACGTTGCGCGGAATGACTGTGTGGAACACCTTCTCCTTGAAGAACTCGCGCACATCGCGCGAGACCTGCTGTCCCAGATTCGTCCGGTCGTCGTACATCGTCAACACCACTCCCTCGATGTCGAGCGCGGGATTGAGCACGGCGCGGACGCGCTTGAGCGTGCTGACGAGATCGGCCAGGCCCTCGAGCGCGAAGTACTCGCAGTGAAGCGGAATGAGCACGGCGTCGCAGGCGACGAGCGCATTGAGCGTCAACAGGCCGAGCGAGGGCGGACAGTCGATCAGGATGTAGTCGTATTGCTGGCGAAGCGGCTGGACGATACGGCGGAGTCGCGATTCGCGAGCGAGGACGGACACCAGTTCGATTTCGGCGCCAGCGAGATTTCGATCCGCGGGAATGGCGAAGAGCCCGGTGATACTGGTGGACAGCACAAACGAGGCCGGATTGGTGACTTCGTCTACCAGCATCGCGTCGTAGATGTTGCCGGCCGCTGTGTGCTGACCTTTGAGGCCGACACCGCTGGTGAGATTGCACTGCGGGTCGGCGTCAACGAGGAGGACGCGCTGGTCGGCGAGGGCAAGCGATGCGCCGAGGTTGATGGCCGTTGTGGTTTTGCCGACGCCACCCTTCTGGTTAGCGACAGCGAGGATTCTTCCCATTAGGCTAGTCACCAGAAAACAGTACAATCTGATACGCGGCCACAGGAGAATATCACGAAACGGATGGAAAACGGAACGAAGAGCATACATGTTCCACGTGGAACTGTGATGTTCTAAAGGACTTTTCGGAGAACTACGAGCCGGCTGCGCAGCGATTCGACCAGGGGGAGGGTGGCCTCGTAGGCGAGAGGCGGTGCGACAAGCGGGGGCGCCTCGGTCGCGACGTTACTCCGAAAGAGCATGATGCGCCCGCCAAGTCTAAGGAACGCCTGGAGCCTGGCGAGAAGCTTCTGTTCGATGCGCACGGCGCGGACGGTGACGGCGTCGTGTGCTTCGTGCAGCTCGGGCCGGGTAAGGAGATCCTCGGCGCGCGCGGTTTCGACTGCGGCATCGTGGAGATCCAGGTGACGGATGGCTTCACGGAGGAAGGCTGATTTCCGCGTCTTCGATTCAACCATCAATAAATGAATCGCGGGCGCCGCAAGCTTGAGCGGAATGGCCGGGGAGCCGCCTCCCGATCCGATGTCGAGCACCCGGGGATGCGGCCCAAGTTGCGCTTGGCCGTGTCCGTGGCCG
This genomic window contains:
- a CDS encoding HEPN domain-containing protein, with the translated sequence MRNRDLASDHVRRAEARLRALDVLFDAESWADVVRESQEVVELALKGLLRAAGVEPPRIHDVADVLEAERDRIPEALRPDIPRLAAVSRALRRDRELAFYGAEDLTPSDFYRKGDATDARESARLVVKLVRPHVPVSQ
- a CDS encoding ParB/RepB/Spo0J family partition protein, translating into MPEKRPALGRGLGALIGEPLSLAVPTAGAPFEVEIAQLSPNQYQPRSRADEAGLDDLTRSIKTSGVIQPIVVRRAGGAYQIIAGERRWRAAKRAGLMTVPVVVRDVPDDHDQKLLEWALIENIQRENLNPIEEAKAYRRLADEFHLKQEDIAAAVGKDRSSVANYLRLLKLPADVQDDVSAGRLSMGHARALLALETELAQRTFARDIVARSLSVRETEQVVTRALTTPAGDAKKGAAVRGVDVHTRAAQDKMRMALGTNVDIIRRGKGGVIRIAFKNEDELQRLYEALTER
- a CDS encoding class I SAM-dependent methyltransferase; protein product: MAEALGAYYRLLEFWNQKINLTAFSLVDAPDEAIDRLLIEPLVAARLFHGPHGHGHGQAQLGPHPRVLDIGSGGGSPAIPLKLAAPAIHLLMVESKTRKSAFLREAIRHLDLHDAAVETARAEDLLTRPELHEAHDAVTVRAVRIEQKLLARLQAFLRLGGRIMLFRSNVATEAPPLVAPPLAYEATLPLVESLRSRLVVLRKVL
- the atpA gene encoding F0F1 ATP synthase subunit alpha, with protein sequence MNIKAEEITKVIRDQIGSQAIDIDVSEVGSVVVVGDGIARVHGVENTMAGEMLEFPHGVFGIALNLEEDSVGTVLLGEYHTIKEGDPVKRTGRIISVPVGEELVGRVVNSLGQPVDGKGPIATQQFSPIERIAPGVVARQPVREPLQTGLKAIDSMVPIGRGQRELIIGDRQTGKTAIAVDTIINQKGQDVICIYNAIGQKQSTIAQVVKTLEAAGAMEYSIVVAAAASEPAAMLYISPYSACSMGEYFRDNGNHALCIYDDLSKHAQAYREISLLLRRPPGREAYPGDVFYLHSRLLERAAKMNKEQGGGSLTALPIIETQAGDLSAYIPTNVISITDGQIFLETDLFHQGVRPAINVGNSVSRVGGSAQVKAMRQVAGTLRLDMAQYRELAAFAQFGSDLDKATQAQLNRGKRLVEILKQPQYEPLAIEKQVLLIFAGTNGYLDPVPVENIGEYEQELYRFFDSRKPAILRAIAEKKQLADALKAEMGAALKEFGETFAAGKKSAVA
- a CDS encoding ParA family protein — encoded protein: MGRILAVANQKGGVGKTTTAINLGASLALADQRVLLVDADPQCNLTSGVGLKGQHTAAGNIYDAMLVDEVTNPASFVLSTSITGLFAIPADRNLAGAEIELVSVLARESRLRRIVQPLRQQYDYILIDCPPSLGLLTLNALVACDAVLIPLHCEYFALEGLADLVSTLKRVRAVLNPALDIEGVVLTMYDDRTNLGQQVSRDVREFFKEKVFHTVIPRNVRLGEAPSHGMPVILYDVKSRGAEAYVSLAREMLARNGRAPHAAAASQ
- a CDS encoding toxin-antitoxin system HicB family antitoxin, with the translated sequence MRRSASKSVSGRFLLRLQAQVHARLRATARGLGISLNEYCARRLSVPGPTLLIDEGARAAVEWSLAQFSERLIGVLVFGSYARGNAAATSDVDLLVVVDSSIPLSRALYREWDADPPAYFGIGALSIDPHFVHIPADVRTMPGAWCEAAIDGVVLFERDGALTRHLAAVRGDIATGRLVRRSVHGQPYWTVAA
- the atpH gene encoding ATP synthase F1 subunit delta → MTARTSAARYARALLDVALAEADPQVVEQQLAAVADLFRGHADLWKVMTNPAVPTTQKQGIVSAMLPKLELTPVLNKLLTMMAGRDRIALLPDLIEAYRSRLMDHQKVVRAQVTSAVALPPDRVQKLEASLGALTGRKVLMTTATDPTVLGGVVTRIGSTVYDGSVKRQLEKMRERIGRSA
- the selD gene encoding selenide, water dikinase SelD, giving the protein MAKRLTEMVSCSGUASKLAAGELAQVLSDIPAQQDDRILIDFRTADDAGVYKWAAGPALVQTVDFFTPIVDDPYTYGQIAAANALSDIYAMGGRPLTALAIAGFPKKDFDAATIRAVFRGGFDKLREAGVALLGGHTVQDNEIKFGYAVTGEIDPSRVLSNAGARPGDKLFLTKAIGTGVVGTAIKAGRATESVVSAATRSMVQLNRDAADTLRALPAGWVHACTDITGFGLIGHASEVAIASHVTLRLEARKVPILTGALTLAADSKSGGMRSNLDHFEARVRIADGLDPNLVLLLFDPQTSGGLLIAAAAEHAAAVDKALTRAGVVAMRIGEALPEGDRLLKIV
- a CDS encoding ATP synthase F0 subunit B, giving the protein MLPDLSVLWVIAAILVLAVILDRWLFKPVLRVIRERETAVQSAMQMAEDATAKAKAASAEFDAKMGVARADLYKQLDERRKAGDAYRTELIAKTRGEVDKTLADARTQLDAQVAQARTTLERDADQLGREIADKVLGRTN